A window of Acidimicrobiales bacterium genomic DNA:
CGGAGCCTGGCCGCAATGGCCAGCGGACGTACGCCATCCCGAGGGCATGGGCGTGTCGGCCTTCGCGTCCCGACATCGAGGCCGCGTCCGGTTCCACCAGTGGTTGCAGTGGCTGCTCGACCGTCAGCTGGCGAGTGCGGGAGCGGTTGTCGACCTCGTGCAGGACCTTGCCGTGGGTGTCGATCCGAACGGGGCCGACGCCTGGATGTGGCAGGACTTGCTCGCCCCCGGCATGGCGATCGGTGCTCCGCCCGACGCGTTCAACCGGCTCGGGCAGGACTGGGGCCTCCCACCCTTCGACCCCTGGAAGCTGCGGGCCGCCGGCTACGAGCCATTCGTCCGGACCCTCCGAGCCAACCTGCGGGCCGGCGGTGGGCTGCGGGTGGACCACGTCATCGGGCTCTTTCGCCAGTACTGGGTCCCCGTCGAGGCGGATGCGCGGCAGGGTGCCTACGTCCGGTACCCGTCGGACGACCTCCTCGGCATCCTGGCCCTGGAGAGCGATCGGGCCGGGGCCTTCGTCGTGGGGGAGGACCTCGGCACCGTCGAGCCATTCGTGAGGGAGGAGCTGGCCAGGCGGAACGTGCTGTCGTCCCGGGTGCTGTGGTTCGAGGAGGACAGCCCGGCCGACTTCCCGGCCCGATCGATGGCGTCGATCGGCACCCACGATCTTCCGACCGTCGCCGGGTTGTGGACGGGTGCCGACTTGTCCGCCCAGCAGCGACTGGGCCTCGAGCCCGATGCCGCGGCTGTCGACGGCATCCGGTCCCGGTTGCAGGCGCTGCTGGGCCTTGCGGACGACGTTCCGTTGGAGGAGGTGATCGTCGCCGCCCACCGACTGCTGGCGGAGGCGGCGAGCATGGTGGTCACGGCGTCCCTCGAGGATGCTCTCGGGGTCGAGGAGCGACCGAACATGCCCGGCACCATCGACGGCTGGCCGAACTGGTCCCTGGCTCTGCCCGTCCCGCTCGAGCAGGCACTCTCGGATCCCCGCGTCGTCGCCGTGGCCGAGGCCATGCGCTCGCGACGGGGGCGCTCGCGCCTCTAGCTGATGGCGGTCGCCTTGCCTTCCCAGTAGGGCTTGCGCAGCTCCCGCTTGAGCGGCTTCATCGCCCCCGACAGCGGGATCGGCTCGGAGCGAAACTCCACCGACTTGGGGACCTTGTACCCGGCGATGCGGCCGTGCGCGTGCTTGATCAGCTCGTCAGCGGTGGCCGAGGCCCCCTTCTTGAGCACCACGATGGCGTGCACCTGCTCGCCCCATGTCTCGTTGGGGATGCCGATGACGGCGACCTGGTCGACCGCCGGGTGGCTGCCGACGGCCTCTTCCACCTCGACGGAGTAGACGTTCTCGCCTCCGGTGACGATCATGTCCTTCACCCGGTCGACCAGGAACAGGTAGCCCTCCGGGTCGAGCCTCCCCATGTCGCCGGTGTGGTACCAGCCGCCGCGGAACGCCTCCTCGGTCTCGTCGGGCCGGTTCCAGTAGGAGTCCATGATGTTGCCGGCCCGGGCGCAGACCTCCCCCTGCTCGCCGGACGGGAGGATATGGCCCTCGGCGTCCTGGATGCTCACATCGACGCCCCACAGCGGCCGCCCGGCGGAGTGTGTGATGTCTCCGCCGCGCCGGTGGTCGTTCTCGTCGAGGAACGTGAGAACCGACGACGACTCGGTCATGCCGTAGCCCTGCGAGAGGTCGACGTGCGGAAGGGCTTCGAAGACCCGCTTCAGCAGGGCGGATGGCATGGGCGAGGCCCCGTAGGTCAGGGTCTTGAGGCTGGCCACCCGCTCAGGAGAGAAGTTGGGGTCGTTGAGCAGCATGGCGATCATCGTCGGGACCATCACCGTCTGGTTGACGTGGTACTGCTCGATGACCTCGAGCACGTGATCGGCCTTGAACAGGGGCACGAACACCGACTCGCCCCCGCTGGCCGGGATGCCCAGGATGGCAGCCATGGACGCGGCGTGGAACATCGGCGTCTGGTGCAGGTAGATGCGGTCCTGGCCGAGCCCGATGGCGATGGCGACGTGGTACAGGTTGAGCATCTCAGCCCGCTGGCTGAGCACGACGCCCTTGGGCAGCCCGGTCGTGCCTCCGGTGTACATGAGGACCGCAGGATCCTCCTCCTCGGGCTCGGGCGGGACCTCGGGCTTGCCCGCCTCGAGCAGGTCCTCGTAGCTCACGTCGTGGGGCACGTCGCCCTCGCCCATGAGCACCACCTGGCGCAGGTGCTTGAGCTCGGGTCGGGCCTGCTCGAGCAGGCCGGAGAACAGCCAGTCGGTGAAGATCACCTCGGTGCCCGAATCGTTCAGGATGAAGGCCAGCTCCTTGGCGGCCAGGCGGAGGTTGAGCGGGTTGATCACCCCGGCGCCCAGGAACCCGGCGTGGAACAGCTCGAGGTAGCGGTGGCTGTTGACGGCCAGGACGGCGAACCGCTCTCCCTGGCGCAGCCCCAGCTCATTGCGCATGGCGCTGGCCAGACGGAGGACCCGGTCGCCGTGTGTCGCCCACGTGGCGTGGTAGTCCTCGTCGTGGAAGCCAACCCGGTCGGCATAGCGACCCAGAGCGGGCAGGAGTTGGCGGTGGTAGATGAGCTCCTTCACGCCTAGAGGCTACAACTGCGTCCCCGCGGAGGCGGGGCCGACCATCGGTCGGGATGCCGCGGCGGCTCGTGCCTCAGGCGTCGCCCTGAGAGCCGTCGTTCCCGGAGTCGGGGTGGGAGGGCACGAAGAGCAGCCCGTGCGGGTTGGTGAAGGTGTTACCCAGCGGCGTGATCACCCCGGTTGCCAGGTCGAGCGTTCCCAGGAGGGGCGTGCCCGTGTCCTTGGCCTCGGCGGCGAACACGGTCCCCGCGGGTAGTCCGGCCGTGGAGAGCGCGGTGATCGTCCCGGTCGGGTCCGTCACGTAGAGCGTGCCTTGCTCAGCGGTGGCGACGGCAATGTCGTCGACCGGGGGAGGAGCGGACGACGCCGGGCTGTTTCGGAGATTGAGGCGGGTGAGGCCGGGCGAAGGCGTGGTCGCATGATCGACGAAGACGACCTG
This region includes:
- the malQ gene encoding 4-alpha-glucanotransferase produces the protein GAWPQWPADVRHPEGMGVSAFASRHRGRVRFHQWLQWLLDRQLASAGAVVDLVQDLAVGVDPNGADAWMWQDLLAPGMAIGAPPDAFNRLGQDWGLPPFDPWKLRAAGYEPFVRTLRANLRAGGGLRVDHVIGLFRQYWVPVEADARQGAYVRYPSDDLLGILALESDRAGAFVVGEDLGTVEPFVREELARRNVLSSRVLWFEEDSPADFPARSMASIGTHDLPTVAGLWTGADLSAQQRLGLEPDAAAVDGIRSRLQALLGLADDVPLEEVIVAAHRLLAEAASMVVTASLEDALGVEERPNMPGTIDGWPNWSLALPVPLEQALSDPRVVAVAEAMRSRRGRSRL
- a CDS encoding AMP-binding protein, yielding MKELIYHRQLLPALGRYADRVGFHDEDYHATWATHGDRVLRLASAMRNELGLRQGERFAVLAVNSHRYLELFHAGFLGAGVINPLNLRLAAKELAFILNDSGTEVIFTDWLFSGLLEQARPELKHLRQVVLMGEGDVPHDVSYEDLLEAGKPEVPPEPEEEDPAVLMYTGGTTGLPKGVVLSQRAEMLNLYHVAIAIGLGQDRIYLHQTPMFHAASMAAILGIPASGGESVFVPLFKADHVLEVIEQYHVNQTVMVPTMIAMLLNDPNFSPERVASLKTLTYGASPMPSALLKRVFEALPHVDLSQGYGMTESSSVLTFLDENDHRRGGDITHSAGRPLWGVDVSIQDAEGHILPSGEQGEVCARAGNIMDSYWNRPDETEEAFRGGWYHTGDMGRLDPEGYLFLVDRVKDMIVTGGENVYSVEVEEAVGSHPAVDQVAVIGIPNETWGEQVHAIVVLKKGASATADELIKHAHGRIAGYKVPKSVEFRSEPIPLSGAMKPLKRELRKPYWEGKATAIS